The genomic DNA CGCAGAACTAGTTTCAACACAGAACTGAGGATTCATGCCCAAGGCGAAGACCCACAGCGGAGCATCGAAGCGTTTCCGCAAGACCGGGACCGGCAAGATCGTGCGCCAGAAGGCCGGCCGACGCCACCTGCTGGAGCACAAGGCCACCAAGCGCACCCGCCGGCTCGACGGCCGCACCGTGGTGGCAGCCAATGACACCAAGCGTGTCAACAAGTTGCTCAACGGCTAGACCTGCCGCTCCCCGTACCGAACGAGAATAGGAACATCCCATGGCACGCGTGAAGCGCGCACTCAACGCCCAGAAGAAGCGGCGTACCGTACTCAAGGCCTCGAAGGGCTACCGCGGCCAGCGGTCGCGTCTGTACCGCAAGGCCAAGGAACAGCAGCTGCATTCGCTGACCTACGCCTACCGCGACCGTCGTGCCCGCAAGGGTGACTTCCGCAAGCTGTGGATCTCGCGTATCAACGCCGCGGCCCGCGCCAACGGCATCACCTACAACCGCCTGATCCAGGGCTTGAAGGCTGCCGGTGTCGAGGTGGACCGCAAGAACCTGGCCGAGATCGCCGTCAGCGACGCCGCCGCGTTCACCGCGCTGGTCGAGGTCGCCAAGGCTGCTCTGCCGGAGGACGTCAACGCTCCTTCCGGAGAGGCCGCCTGACGCTCACCGAGCGTTCTGCCCGGGTGGCGGCTGCAGTCAAACTGCAGCGCCACGTCGGGCGCCGCCGCGCCGCACGCTTCCTTGCCGAGGGGTCCAACCTCGTCGAGGCGGCGTTGCGGCGCGGACTTGTTTCCGAGGTGTTCGCGACCGAGGCGGCCATGGACCGCTTCGGCGAGTTGCTGACCGAGGCGCCGGTGCAGTTGGTCACCGAGCGAGCGGCAAAAGCGTTGTCGGACACCGTGACCCCGGTAGGCCTGGTGGCCGTGTGCCGACTGCCGGAGGTCTCCCTTGAAGACGTTCTGGCTGCCGCGCCCCGGCTGATCGCGGTGCCCGTGCAGATCTCGGAGCCGGGCAACGCCGGTACGTTGATCCGCGCTGCCGACGCGATGGGCGCCGACGCCGTCGTGTTGGCCGGCCACAGCGTCGACCCGTACAACAGCAAGTGCCTGCGGGCGTCGGCCGGCAGCATCTTCTCGCTGCCGGTGATCAGCGAGCCCGATGAGTCGGCAATCGTTGCGCGACTGCAGGCCGCCGGGCTGCAGGTGCTGGCCACCACGCTCGACGGCGAGGTCAGCCTCGACGATGTGGAGCTGACCGGGCCCACCGCCTGGCTGTTCGGGCCCGAAGCCCACGGCCTGCCAACCGAGTTCGCTGCGGCAGCCGATCACCGGGTGCACATTCCCATGCCCGGACATTCCGAAAGCCTCAATATCGCCTCGGCGGCATCGATCTGCCTGTATCAGAGCGCGCGCGCCCACCGGCATTAGTGCCGAATGGCCACTTATCGCACGGCTTTTCGCGATTTGTGTATCACAAGTGGCCACTCGACCCATGTGGCACGATGCTGTTGGGAGGACCAGCCATGTGCCAATACTGCGGTTGCCGAGATATGCCACTGTTGCGGGATTACATCGCCGAGCACGAGCGGGCCGTCGACCACGGCCGCGAAGCGGTGCGTGCCATGGACCGCGGCGAGCTGGACGCGGCCGGCCGGCTTCTGGCGGCGATGTTCGAGGAATTGCGCTCGCACTGGCAGGGTGAGGAGAACGGGCTGTTCGCGGTGATGCACACCGATGAGCTCTACGCCGAGCACATCGACCCGCTGGTGGCCGAACACCGCGAGCTCGCTGCGTTCCTCGAGGTGGTCGACCTGACCGATCCGGCTGATCAGGCCCGGGTTCGCAAGGAGATCGATGAGCTCTACGCCCATATCGCCAAAGAAGAGGACGGGCTGTTCCCGGCCGCACTCACTGCGCTCGACGGCCCCGACTGGGATGCCGCGATGGCGGGATGGCAGGACGCGCACCCAGGCCGGCACATGATTTCCTAGCGCCCGCTGGCCAGCGACAGTGCGGCGACGAAATTCGCTGCCCGACTGGCACGTCGAGTTCTGTCATTGCACACCTCCGTCATCGAGAGCCAACTGCCCGCGTACAGGACAGATCTGGATCAGAAGTAGGTACGGATCAGGCCGACGACGACGGGATCCGTCTCGTCCGGCGCCACGACCGGGATCCATCTCCATTTGTCGAACGCCGTGCACGGGTGGGAAAGCCCCAGTCTCACAACGTCGCCCACCCGGATGTCGGAGGCGGGCGGGAGGGTCAGGAACGCGTGCTGGTCGTTGACGGCGACGATCTCCGCATCCGCGAGAGGACGTGCGGGTGCGCCGAGTTGCGGGGCGACCAGTTGGGGTATCGGCAGTCCCTCGTCGAACGGGACATCGCGCTTACCGGCGTCCAGTAGCGCCAGCCCAGGTTCCGGGCGTGACACCACTCGTGCCCAGGTATGCATCGCCGAGCGCAGCCGGTAACGCTCTTCGCCGCGGCGAAACGGCGTAATCCCGGTGTAGAAGCCGTCGTCGTGGATGATGTAGGCCCCGGCACGGACCACGACGTGTGTGCGGCCGCCGGCCAGCGGGGCCAGCACATCCGCCACGGCATCGAAATAGGCACTGCCACCGGCAGTTACATAGAGGTCGGACTCGGCGGGGTAAAGTCCCTCGGCTTCGATGCGGCGGTGCAGCCGGGCCATGTCCGCCAGGTAGTGCCGGACCCGCGAGAGCGACGTGTCCGATGCGTCGTGCGCCAGCGATCCCTCGTAGCCGGATACCCCGGCCAGGCGCAGGGCGTCACTGGCCGCGATGCGCTCGGCCACCGCCGAGGCCTCATCCACCGAACGCGCACCGGTACGGCCGCCGGCCGCACCGAGTTCGACGAGCACCGGAATCTGCCGAGCCACCTGGAATTCGGCGAGGGCCACGTTCATCGCGTCCACCGTGGCCGCCGAGTCCGCCCAGGCGATCACCTCGAGGTCGGGCCGGGCGGCCATCTCCCGGGCCAGCCAGTGCAACGCTGCCGGATCCACCAGGGCATTGGCAAGCTGGATCCGTCGCACCCCGAAACTCACCGCGACGCGTACCTGACTGGGGGTGGCCAGGGTGATACCCCATGCCCCGCTGCGTAATTGGCGATTCCAAAGGACCGGTGACATCGTGGTCTTGCCGTGCGGTGCCAGCTCGACCCCGTGCGCTGTGCACCATGCCGCCATGGCGGCCACATTGTCATCGATGGCCGAATTGTCCAGTGTCATCACTGGTGTGGTGAATGCCGAGAGGCGGGGGCCAGTGGCGAGGAACTCCTCGGTGGTGAGGCCGTCGGCGGCAGCCGGAAGGGCCTTGTCCAGTTCGGACAGGCGCTCGGCGCGGAGGTTGTCCCAAGCCTCAGTGTCGAGCGTGGGCTCACCTCCTCGTGTCGTCGTACCCATCTTGTCCTCCGCGGGTGCGTTTGGGGGAAGCCACCAGAACAGTGTGAACTGCTACGTTGCGTATAGTGCAACGCATGTTGCAATTTAGTGTGTGACCTGTCTAACATGGCTGGCGACACCGCGTCAATCGTCCCAACCCGCGAGGACTGCAGTGCCCGAATTGCGCGCAGCTACCGTCGGCGGCATCGCCTGCCTCGGTGAAGCGCTGCTCCTGGCCGGTACTCAAGGGGAATTGCACCTGGCCGGTACTCAGGCTGGACTGCACCTGGCCGGTGCGGAAGCCAACGTCGCGGCCGGCCTCGTCGCCTGGGGCATCCCCGCTTTCTTCATCGGCCGGCTCGGCGACGACGAACACGGGGCCCTGATCAGATCCGAGTTGACCGCCCGCGGAATCGACCTCTCCGCTGTCGAGATCGATCCAGCCCGCCCCACCGGGCACTACGCAAAAGTGGCCGCACCGCACAGCACGGGGGAGCCGCGCAGCGTCATCCGGTACAACCGGGCGGGGTCGGCAGCGTCGGCAATGACACCTGAATTCCTGGACGCGCCGGCGGTTGCGACCGCATTCGCGCACGCATCGGTGGTGCACTGCAGCGGCATCACCCCGGCCCTGTCGACGAGCTGTCGGGCCATGATGCGCCGACTGCTGACCGAGCGACCCGGCATTGCCGGGCCGGTGAGTTTCGATGTGAGCTGGCGTGAACAGCTGTGGCCCGACGGCGACACCGCCGAACTGGTCGCGCTGGCCAACCAGGCCGACGTGGTGTTGATGGGTGTCGACGAGGCGCTCCGCGTCATGGGAACCGACGACCCAATTGCCTTGCGCCGCATCTTGCCGGACCCCGCGACGCTGGTCATCAAGGACGGTGCGGATCAGGCGCTGGCCGTCGACTGCTCCGGCGAGGAGTTCGTGGTTCCCGCGCTGTGTGTCGAGGTCGTGGAATCAGTCGGCGCCGGCGACGCCTTCGCCGCCGGATTCCTCAGCGGCGTCATCCTCGATGAAGATCCGGAATCATGCCTGCGGCGCGGCCACATCGGAGCCGCCGTCACCCTCACTGTCGCGGCGGATTTCGCGCCGGCACCGCCCGGCGAGCTGATCGAGCACCTGCTCACCTGCACGGACGGGGAGTGGGCTGCGACGAGGGTGAGCGAGGCTGGGTTTTCGGTGTGCGGGGGCAGGCGGTGAGCCAGAGCGTCGCGCGTGCCCTGCAGTTGTTGATTCAGCTCGGCAACGGCCCGGCCGGCCTGGATGAGCTGGCGGCCGCCACGGAAGTGCACAAGACCACCGTGATGAGGCTGCTGCGTACTCTCTCCGACGAGCGGTTCACCTTCCGCGACAACAACAACCGGTATCACCTCGGATCACGGATCTTCGAACTCGCCGCCCACGGCACCGATCAGCGGGAGATCCGCCAGATCGCCTCGCGGTACCTCGTCGGGTTCAATCGCGAGTACGGCCGCAGCACCCATCTCGCCGCGATGGAAGGTAGCGACATCGTGTACATCGACAAGCTCGAATCGCACGATCAGATCCGCATGTACTCGCGAATCGGCTTGACCGCCAACCTGAATTCCACCGCCGTCGCCAAGGTGATTCTCGCTGACCTGTCCGATGCCGAACTGCTGTCGATCGTCGCCGCGATGGACTTCACCCGGCGTGCTGCGAACACCATCACCACGCCGGAGGCATATCTGCGGGAAATCGAGACCGTCCGCGCACAGGGCTGGGCGCAGGACCGTGAAGAGAACGAGCCGTCGATCAACTGCGTGGGGGCACCG from Mycobacterium sp. DL440 includes the following:
- the rpmI gene encoding 50S ribosomal protein L35, translated to MPKAKTHSGASKRFRKTGTGKIVRQKAGRRHLLEHKATKRTRRLDGRTVVAANDTKRVNKLLNG
- the rplT gene encoding 50S ribosomal protein L20, with translation MARVKRALNAQKKRRTVLKASKGYRGQRSRLYRKAKEQQLHSLTYAYRDRRARKGDFRKLWISRINAAARANGITYNRLIQGLKAAGVEVDRKNLAEIAVSDAAAFTALVEVAKAALPEDVNAPSGEAA
- a CDS encoding RNA methyltransferase codes for the protein MAAAVKLQRHVGRRRAARFLAEGSNLVEAALRRGLVSEVFATEAAMDRFGELLTEAPVQLVTERAAKALSDTVTPVGLVAVCRLPEVSLEDVLAAAPRLIAVPVQISEPGNAGTLIRAADAMGADAVVLAGHSVDPYNSKCLRASAGSIFSLPVISEPDESAIVARLQAAGLQVLATTLDGEVSLDDVELTGPTAWLFGPEAHGLPTEFAAAADHRVHIPMPGHSESLNIASAASICLYQSARAHRH
- a CDS encoding hemerythrin domain-containing protein; amino-acid sequence: MPLLRDYIAEHERAVDHGREAVRAMDRGELDAAGRLLAAMFEELRSHWQGEENGLFAVMHTDELYAEHIDPLVAEHRELAAFLEVVDLTDPADQARVRKEIDELYAHIAKEEDGLFPAALTALDGPDWDAAMAGWQDAHPGRHMIS
- a CDS encoding amino acid deaminase — its product is MGTTTRGGEPTLDTEAWDNLRAERLSELDKALPAAADGLTTEEFLATGPRLSAFTTPVMTLDNSAIDDNVAAMAAWCTAHGVELAPHGKTTMSPVLWNRQLRSGAWGITLATPSQVRVAVSFGVRRIQLANALVDPAALHWLAREMAARPDLEVIAWADSAATVDAMNVALAEFQVARQIPVLVELGAAGGRTGARSVDEASAVAERIAASDALRLAGVSGYEGSLAHDASDTSLSRVRHYLADMARLHRRIEAEGLYPAESDLYVTAGGSAYFDAVADVLAPLAGGRTHVVVRAGAYIIHDDGFYTGITPFRRGEERYRLRSAMHTWARVVSRPEPGLALLDAGKRDVPFDEGLPIPQLVAPQLGAPARPLADAEIVAVNDQHAFLTLPPASDIRVGDVVRLGLSHPCTAFDKWRWIPVVAPDETDPVVVGLIRTYF
- a CDS encoding sugar kinase, whose product is MPELRAATVGGIACLGEALLLAGTQGELHLAGTQAGLHLAGAEANVAAGLVAWGIPAFFIGRLGDDEHGALIRSELTARGIDLSAVEIDPARPTGHYAKVAAPHSTGEPRSVIRYNRAGSAASAMTPEFLDAPAVATAFAHASVVHCSGITPALSTSCRAMMRRLLTERPGIAGPVSFDVSWREQLWPDGDTAELVALANQADVVLMGVDEALRVMGTDDPIALRRILPDPATLVIKDGADQALAVDCSGEEFVVPALCVEVVESVGAGDAFAAGFLSGVILDEDPESCLRRGHIGAAVTLTVAADFAPAPPGELIEHLLTCTDGEWAATRVSEAGFSVCGGRR
- a CDS encoding IclR family transcriptional regulator, which gives rise to MSQSVARALQLLIQLGNGPAGLDELAAATEVHKTTVMRLLRTLSDERFTFRDNNNRYHLGSRIFELAAHGTDQREIRQIASRYLVGFNREYGRSTHLAAMEGSDIVYIDKLESHDQIRMYSRIGLTANLNSTAVAKVILADLSDAELLSIVAAMDFTRRAANTITTPEAYLREIETVRAQGWAQDREENEPSINCVGAPIRGANGRVVAAVSVSVPDVVLPFEQVLELLPPLRAVTRRISAECGYHPPA